The Mercurialis annua linkage group LG7, ddMerAnnu1.2, whole genome shotgun sequence genome includes the window TCTAAGAAATATCCACTACTGGTTTTTACAAGTCAAAAGATaaggatatttttataatattttttttgtttttgtttttaataatatactttaaaaatatctccataattttatttatttataatcaaaaaatatctaaaaatgttcaaatttgAGCGTTGCTCTCTCAAGTTCATAATATTAATTTGTCGTTTTAGTTAcgcaattttatataaatttaaaaaaaatcttaatttataatataattttattaaattattcatATTAATTACTACTACTATTTTTAGATTGtgacttattttttaaaaaattaaatttagaagatacttttttgatattataaaacaaaaactatCGTGAaccaaaatatttctcaaaaacaGACACATTGTAGACCGAAAAAAATATCTTcattaaataaattagaaatacaTTTATGAGTTTTGGCCAAATAACTTTTCAATATACAGTActaaagtttttaattttgagatatatttttatttttacttttaaaatcaacaTCTTTATCTTTTAACTAAGTCAGATATTTTTTCAATCTTGTACAAATAACTTCTGAGTGTGGATAACATCTATCTAATACATTAAAGTTGAACCCAAATCACTGTAGCAGGAACAGTGTTTTATCTGTTTTACCCTTTACCAATCAAAATATGACTTATGTGTCTTTTGGTTCATTTCTTCTCCAATTCTCTTTTTTTTGGTCTTATCTTTTACTTCTCACTTATCTTTTTCTTTGGATATTTTTTGATATTACTTATCTTCTTCACTATCAATTCCCATTTTCGGACTTCTCTTCTTCGTTCTCACTTTCCGTCACCGGATGAGTTTGGATTCGGATGTTCTGTGATGAATTTAAAACCCTATTTTGCTTAATTTTCATGAAGATGGCGATGCTTAATTCTTTTACAGGTGAGTTTTAGTTCTTTACCGCTCGGGTCTATTTAGTGTAAAATTCAACTCTAATTGCTGAGATTCTGACGATGTGCTCGGCCGGGATGGTTCTTCTCTTCGATTGTCATTCGATCGTGAATGTAAATCGACCAAAATCGACCTACTCGAAGTTCTTCCGCTGTAAACCCagttttgttttcaaattgtATATTTGTTAATTcttctataattatatttttgaatatgaaaatgaattttgttATTGATTGATTAATTGATTGAGTAGTTTTGTAGAAGTCTCGTCGTTGTGCTGACTCCGGCGTTATTTATGGCGCCCGACATAAGAATTGGTACAAGAAATTTTGGAGTTTTAGTTCTTAGGAATCTGTTCTAAACCCAGTCGTGAAAATACTTCatgtttttctctttttcttattGATATTCACcattaaatattgttttattttttcaggTGAGGTGGCGGTCCACGAGTACCACGGCATAGGGAAGCCTGTGTGCATATCTTTAGCAAATAATGGCATATGCAGTGCTCATAAAAACCCTCCTTTGTGAAAGATTATTACCACTAGAGAGGAAGCTAATACTTGATTTGTTGTTATCTAGCGGGATGTACGAGTAGAACCAAGCATTGCAGGAGCTATCGACTAAGGTATCAGATTTTTTAATATGATTTAATGTGCTTTGTTGTTCAGTTGGAATtgagttagttttttttttcattaatcgatgattttgatattttgatttgAACTGAGTGGTTTAAATATTTACCCTGCATAATCTTTGATTTTATGCTATTTGATTGCTTAGTAATGTTATAGATTCATTGAATTGTATCTTTTTTGTCTgaataattttagaaatatcCCATTATCAGCTAGCTAGGAGACCTACAGCTGCATTATCTCTCTACAGCTGCATTATCTCTTATGGTCTCACTAATACATAATGGTATAACTTGGTTTTGTATGTGCTTTGTCTTAAACATTGGCCAAAGTCATAGAAATCATTCAAAAAGAGAGAAATAAAGTGACATgatattatataaatgaattcaATTGAAGTTCTGTATGTATGGTTAATTGATTTCATAAATGAAtactaaaattttgaatttttattgttatttgttttagGACTTAGGAGCATTGGCCTCATTCTCTTAAAGAATTTGTAATGAATTTGATGTCTCTCGCATTTCATTTTGGGATTGCcaatcatttttattattgcttttcaAATTTACTCTCGCCCAGTTTGTTTTGTAGTTTAGAAGAGAGTTAAGAAAATTTATTTGAGGTTCAAATTTTTTCTTGCTGTATGGTATTGCCTCTAAATTTGAAATATCATGGACATGTACGTATTTCAACTCAGGAAGGTAGTTCAGGTTTCAGAAAAAAAAGTAGATTATAATATGGTGGtattgtgttttgttttatcAGTGATTTTTCAGAGTGATCGCTGAGTTGTGATTGAAATTTAATGTTGTAATATCTTTCAAGGTGTTTCAACCCATATGGAGGAATGCAAAAACAGTCTTGAAGATCCTCAACATTCTAGAGATTCTGGAAATCATCAGTTTTGTCCATTCGTTGGTATGAATGTATGACGGAAGCACCTGTAACTATAGGGGTTTTGAGGCCATGAAATTAAGTCACTGAATTAGCAAGTGGTCATATAATTCCAAGAGTTGGATTTTAAACTCATTCGTAGtggtaattattattatttatttatttattattctttatCTTAGCTGAAATCAGTTAACCTTTAAATAGTGATTTGATGCATTGTGGATGATACATAAAAAGTCagtttatatgaaaataaatttataattttaaattgtatttaagtcatacaagtgaaattaattttattaaatattcatttcttggtatattttaaatgtttattaaatatttgtttttatttaatatttaatgtcgtgattttcataaaaaaaaatgatatccCGAAGCAACGCGAGGGTTTTGTACTAGTACTTAATATTTTAACAGAATGgtctgtttttattttattttatttaatcagcTGATgagaaggaaaagaaaagagaaacgtGGCAAAATATGAATAAGAAAAGGAGGTCCGGTGGAAGGACGATAGGAAGACACGTGGAAATACATAAACGTAGATGGAATTGAAATGCAGACAAATTAGATTGCGTAATGAAGATCTGAGATTTTGGTTGGAATGGTTATGCAATTTGCATATGATTCTGATGATCattatgtataaaatattatttgcaGAGACCATTTTGTTCGATCTTGTGGCTGTAATATACACACCAAAACAAAATTTGCTcgtccttttctttttcatttcccATCACTTTACTCagttttttgtttcttttcttttgcttatATCGaggtttaggttatactatAACTTTTCAgaagattaaaaatttaaaagaatttttaCCCGTATCTACATAAAtctaaacaaataaaactaaaaattataaagaaatacattttattatttatttgattggATTTAATTAACTTTTGATGAATTGGTGTATGTAATTATAACGCTAAGTGGTTAAGTCCTTCAAGTATATTACTGAGACCTCGGTTTCGAATCTTAGTGGCCATGTCGATTTAACATTAGATATATCTAATTACTAATATAAATTaactctaaaaaaattaatgtcatataatattttaatatttgattggtTCTCCAAACATCTGTCGTATTAAGTTTGAATAGAAAATAACAATCTTGGCAAAAATTAATTCTTTCGCtaaattaataaacaatttaaaatatatttttttaaattttttctatataaaatgagacaacttataaaatttagatcatgttttgatgtataatatctttcattattattttctttccaACATAATattctattataataaaatggcgctattgaaataaaaataattgctAGGTACAcattaatatgttttattttgacaaaattattctattttgatttctttctatctttttcttatCAACAATGGAACTTTTTTGCTTTGTCATTAGCAATTGTTCTGATAATAGAGCCACCCTTATAATAATAAGAATATATTTGTATGacaattgaataaaaaattgtatgtttataatttgaaataaaaattaaaatagtgacTATCAAATCAAAACGAAAAAACTTATATACTCTATTACAacatttaagaaaaattatactAATGATGGATGAGtctttgtaattattttttatcatcaaTCAACAAATAACGATTAAAAAGCCAGATTTATTGATGTAGTTTACTATATGTAAGTATATCATTTgctcatattattacgatagTGTTGCTAATATGATCCTACTATTTGAGCGAAtaagatattaatttttttaacatatacTAGTGGCtgaaaaatagctaaaaaccaCTATTTAATagatttataaaagttaaaaccctatattttaaaaaagtaaacagACACTAAAACAACTtgttattaaaaattcaaataccaCTACTATgctttttctaaaattttggtcattgatatttataatcaaatttaGGAGTTGTTTATTTTACCAATTCTTAAAAAATGAGaatagtttttattatttatattttagaaaatattatatgATCATTAAAAAAGCTTTATTaatagaaattatattttaccAATGCTATTTTTATCATTATAGATTTTCATTACTAATAGATATGCTACAACAAAAACATTCTATATAAAATAGATAGGAGGATGACAAAAAAACAAGTAATGAAGaattatatacttttatttatcattataaaataatgtaaTACTTTTGTTTCAAGAAAGAAATATCTAGTTTAAAattgattagaaaaaaaaaacgtaagaTAAAATAGATGCTTACCCTGTGGTGACAATAAtgaaaagaaataagaaaaagtgTCGGGTGAGATGAGAAAGACGATGGTGTATTAATGAGTAGCACATGTTctttagttaaaaataaaatgagcaCATGCTTACAATGCTTCGAGCCAAAGTAAAATAAAAGAGTACATATACATTGTACATATAAAATGTACTACACTCCAACATTTTTAGTtcattttatatgtttgtatgttttaaaaatcttgatttttcaaatgaaaGTGGCCATAGCGGTGTCTACAACCGAACCAAAGCATATTAAGTGAACTAAAccgataaatttaatttttttttaaaagtttcctTTTCTAATTTCTAAACAGAGGTAGATGTTAGATTGCACACGAAAGACGACACTctcatattatattaatttagatcaGCCGAGACCACATTACCTCGGACGCTGGAGTTCAAATCAGCGACCTTGTAATGCATTGAAAGGGCCTAGTTTTTAGGCTAAGCCATCGcttgcaaaaagaaaaaaaaatcgaattcagttttaatgataaaaaaatcaactaaatgcaaacataaaataaaaattgaatcgaATTAAATATTCAACCAAATTTATTAGTTTGATTCGGTTTAagatattttaaattcttaaatgatcattttgattttggaaaaacaatttataaaattgaaatgaatCCAAACCCTAGGGCATGGCAAAGGGAGGGACAATAGTGTGTGTGCAGAAAGCATGTTCTAAATCTAATACATTCTAAACCCCATATCTTGTGTGgaagatttgaacttttttaattactttaatttttgtaGGCTAATAATTTGGAATAATAATTGAGGAATGAGGATTCCCACCCATCAAACCCTTTTTTATGAAGCTTCAAACCCTTTTCCCTTTCCCCACTCAAAATCAAATTCCAAATCCTAAAGAATCAATGAATTAGTAAAGAGCAATCACGGTTTCTTTTctttaccaaaaaaatattatttttattgagcTCGTCAAGTAGCTCGGATGTAGTTCAAGCTCTAGCTcaaccttaaaaatttcaatccCTTTCCAACTCAAACTTGACATAACTCGTGCTCGGCTCACTTTCATCCCGATTAAAAAGTCAGTTCAATTCGATTTGGTTAAGTTCGAACCAAATGCACACCCGTACGTGGTATTGCTTCAATATAAACAATGTTCCTATTTCCTACTGACTCTGCATAGCTACATTGTAAAGAAATAATAGATTAGGTTATGTGGCTAATTACTCTGTCttaaatcaaaaacaattatttccataaaaataataatccatgTTTTGAAGACCTAGACCAGTGACACTTCAAGGTCATGTTCTTGCACAATTGCCAAATTATGGAGCAAAAATAGTTGGCAAGAGCAAGTAGTAAAACCCACCAACAAgcaaaaacacataacaaatTTCTAATCACAATTATTAGTGCATCTAATCTTTACTACAAAACTAAAcataatctaattaaacaaaataatgcTAATTAAATGTTTTATGACCTTTACAATTGAGACAATATTTCTAAATAGTATCTTTGACATTGTAAAAGTTAGCTCTTGTCAGTACCAAGAAAGTTCCTATATTAGTATCTCTCTTTCGGCTAATGCAAGGTTGTCATGGCCCCTTTTCATAATAATGGTGCTTATAATTCACTAATCAgatgttgaatttttttggcATAAAGTAATATAATAGTATCAACATTAAACTATTCAATCATAACCAACAAAGAACTTATGTCTTTAACtctttattcaataaattttcCATATGATTCTATTATTTGGTACATGTATCTTAAATTTCTCGCTCAAAACTCGAAAAATACTTGCATAGACTTCGTTCACCACGTACGACAGATTCTATAAAATGATTTCACATCATTTTATGAGCTCCGTTCACGGACGATATGGTGGATAGAGTCTATGTAAAAATTTCTCAATCGATCGACATATAATCGAAAAAGGAATATGACCATAATCCATAATAATTGGTCTTCAAATAGTTTTAAGTTAAAGTATTATGTGTACCTTAAAACAAATaacacttttttatttttctttctctaaaGAGAATTAAGATACCATGTGAAagtcaataaattttataactATAATTTATAGAGATGAAAAATTTAGCAGATCTGAATGACCAAATAGAAGTACATTGAaccataaaataaaatgaaacatttATCCTTTCATATTAGACAAGAACCAGAAATTCAACAACCGGCAAGTAATTTATAAGTTAGAGAACATAAAAAGACAGCAGAGATAACTAGACAAGAATGTAAATTAAGTTACTTGAGTTAGATATGTTAGAGATTTTATGTTGGCCAGTGTTTTAAGAGCCAACCAGACCATCCGGTTCAATTGAGAACGTGAGGccagtttggttcggttcttgtCTAAAAATTGCAAAACTAGAAACCATTAAACTGGTTAACCCGTAATAACCGATGAATTTGTGGCCAAACCGGTTCGGCTTTTAAAACACTGATGCTAGCAACCAAATGGcatataatttatagtattatttTGATGCATTCATGGACTTACTATAAAGGACCTGGCTTTTATTTTTGATGGGAAATTTCCTTCAACTTGAAACCAATTTAAGAATTGTTAGGCTTATCATTGATTATTGGTAGGTAGCCTGACTTGAGTCATCTTTCGTACATACATTCATCCCCTAAGATACTTAATAGTTGCAATCATCAATATCAGAAAGGTGTTCATGAACTTGTACATTATCTTATGCACAgctttaataataaaattatcacaAATATTATTGTATGTTCTGAATTTATGTGTTTTGAAGATAAACATTTGGTAGCATTAATTCATGATTTGACATATACGCCTTATCTTAATTAGATAGactaattaaataaagaaatgcACATATCATATGATGAGAGATTTTGTAGTTGTGATTTCTGTTCTAGAAGTGTCAGCACTTGCTTCTAAATTAATCGATTCGCTGTGTTGCACAAAAATATCTACAATTCTATATTTCGGCGCTCGGTTTCCATTTTCAAAAACTTTTATGAAACTCCAAAACTCTATAGTTATACTATAGTTATACtcgatttttataaatattattttgttgttttcCATTTCGGATTTCTTAGTTGGCCGTTTCTGTTTCCGTGCTTATGGTTGATGTGTCTAAAAACGAATATGAAAACAAAGGAGACAATTTGATGACATTATGCATGACCTCATATAGGAAGgatatccaaatgttttaataaACATTAGCATGTaaacaaataatagaacaatAATATTGCAAATAAATAAGAGTTAGTGTATACTTACAGTTAGCACTAGTCTATTCTGATGTTCTGTAACTTTGTCAAGGCTTTTATCCATTATAGCTCCCATGATTCTGATAGCTCACTGGACATGTAGAAATTTCTTACTGACTTCAGATGATCAGTCAGTTGATCGAGTAAAGAGTACACATCGCTCGAAATTTCAGGTCTTTTGTCGTCAACCATGAATTTATTAACACGTCCTTCGATTTCAATTAAGCTAACAGCTCTGCATTTGATGATCTCATGATCATTCATTAGTTTTCTGATGTTCTTAACATCTTCCCATCTTCCAGCTTCAGAAAACAAATTTGAAAGAAGCACATAAACACCTGAACTGTACCGCTCCAATTCCAAGATTTGTTTAAGAATTTGTTTCCCTATCTCAATGTTTCCGTAGATCCTACAGGCGCCAAGTAAAGCACCCCATATTACAATATCAGGCTTCATCGGCATTCCTCTTATTAAATTAACCGCTTCGTCTAAGAAACCTCCTCTTCCAAGAAGATCAACCATGCCTGCATAATGCTCAATTTCGGGTTTAATCCCATAAACAGAGCTCATTCTGTCAAAATAATGTAATCCACTATCGACAAGGCCACTGTGGCTACAAGCCGAAAGCAATCCTGTGAAGGTTATTTCATCAGGCCAAATGCCTTCAACTTGCATCTTTTCGAAAAGCTGAACAGCTCCGGATCCACAGCCATGTAATGCTAGGGAACCTATAATTGCATTCCAAGAAACTACATTCTTTTTCGGCATCTCATTGAACACGTCGATGGCAATCCTAAGAGCACCACATTTTGCATACATGTCTATAAGTGAGTTGCATAGAGTGACAATATCTGTGCTATTAATGTTGTGGATATAATCATGGATTTTCTTTCCCATGACTAAATCGCCATTTTGACTACAGGCTGAAAGAACACAAAGTAAAGTAGCCTCATTCGGCTTTACTTTCAAATTAAGCATCTCATGGAATAGATCTAGAGCTTCTCCGCATTGACCTCCCTGAACATAACAGGAAATCATTGAGTTCCAAGAAATTACATTCTTCATTGGCATCTGATCAAAACTCATCCTTGCAAATTTAACAAGGCCATGTCTAGCATAAGCACTAACCATAGAAGTCCAAGAAACCACATTCTTATTATGTATCCCCTCGAAAACTCTCTCAGCTGACTGCAGATCCCCACATTTAGCATACATATCAACTAAAGCattcttaaaaattaaatctatctCCATGCCAGTAATCTCAACATATAAATGCACAAACTTACCTACATTCACATCACATCTCTGCGAACAAACCGAAAGCAAATTAACTAAAGTAAATTCATCAGGCTTCATTCCCTTTTCCCTCATCTCTTTAAACAACAAAAACGCTTCCTTACACCAACCCATTTTAGAATACCCACCAATCATCGAATTCCACGAAACTAAATTTCTATCAGACATATCATCAAACACTTGCCGTGCATACCCGATAAACCCAGAAGTAACATAAGCATTTATCAAACCATTTTCCACACAAACAAGTGGCACAACACCCAACTTTATAGCATGACCATGAATAATCATGCACATCCAATACGCGAGTTCATTACCGCAAGCTTTAAGCACAAAAGGGACAGTGAATTCATTAGGAGAATGACCGAATTCGATCATTTCGCGGTATAAAAGTATCGACTTCATTGAATTGTTAGAGTTACAGTAACCTCTAATTAGACTATTGTACATGAACTTATTGGGTATTGGAATTTGATCAAAAACTAGCTGAGCATAGTCTAAATTGCCCTTATCAGAAACAGCACAAAAAGATACTAACTTGCCAAGAGTTAGAGTCTGATCAGTGAGGCTATTGAGGATAATTTGGGCATGAATTTGTTTCAATTGTTTCATACAAGTGCATTTTTCTAGCAAATTATGAAGAATTTGGTGAGTTTGGGACTTGAATAGGTGGTTTGATATTAGGGTTTGATTAAGGCGGGAAGCAACGGTTAAGTATTTGAACATGGCAGTTGGCGGTTTagcaacaaaattaaaatctgAGATACCATAATAAATAGGCTAAATCTATTTtgtggtcactgaactatacgaCTTATGATTATTTGGTCTCTCGTCTTTAATTATGTCTTCTTTAATCCTAAATATATATTAAGCCGTTTGTAAATTGATAGGTATAAGTAATAATTTTTGAATAGTAGaaacaaaaaatacataataaaattataaaacacgctaaattttaCGATTTCATTCGTACTTAACCATACAACTAATGTCTATGTTACAATGAGTTTAAAAAAATGGAGATCGTTGAGGAAATCCTTTTCTACGCCTTCTTTTTGCAAGTGGAATAATTGACTCGTTAGAGAGAGGTGATGATTGTTCTTCTGATTTTAATTGGCAGCCAATTGAACAATATTTGTAATTTGATGGATGATGAACTTGATGATGTTGTATGAGATCTCGCTTACATGTTTCACATCTTGAAtgataattgattaattttccgttttcgcattcttttggaggtcTAGGTCTTGGATTAATATAGATAATGGTAGTGTTATTGATCTTGTAAGTTTGAATTTTTGATACATCATATGATTTTAACAGTGTTGCAGGAGGAACACCAATATGGTATGAAGCTTTATAAacctacaaaaaaaatataaaaaaattacaaagtgaaaaaataattaactaattatacgAAATTAAGATGTATGACCAATAGATCatgtattaaatttaatataacagTTACTACAACTACTCACAATTACAATGAATAGTCGAATTCGATACTTTACAAGAGATAAATAACACAACCGATTGCACTTAGAAAAATAAAGAGGAAATTAGAGTCATGTCacaaataatagtaataaattgCAAACACAAGATGCAAGATTTAATCGAccataaaatttgaattttgagcCATAATTcgtttttttaatcaattaacatAATAGTAAAGAGAAAGTAATAAGGATGAAAAACTAGTAGAAGCATAATACAATCTAACAAAATTTAATTGTGACTAATTTTAAAACTTACTTGAACAATGTTGTGATCTTCATGATCTTTTCGATCTCTTTTACAAACTTCACATAATGTGAAATTTGATGTAGATTTTATGCAATCCAAGCAGAAGAAATTGTAATGTTTTGAATTATGAACTTCACATGGCTCATAAAACTTAGTTTGTAGTAGCACTTGTAACCATGAAAAAGACTCCATAACTTTTTTAATGAACTGAATTTATGTGACAGTTTGATTCATATTATTTACTCGTATATATAGTAGTTAATGCTCAATCCTAACTATATTGGGACTCCTTCctatttagtatttatttttcagTGAGAACATTCCTTTTTCTTTTAGgaatgtattaaaaataaaataaaattaggaattaatttcttttaggaTTTCGTCACAACTAAAGGGTACAATACCCAACTTTGTATCATGACCATAAACAATCCTGCACATCCAATACGCAAATTCATTAGTATAAAAGTATCGACTTTATTGAATTGTTACCGTTGCAGTAGCCTCTAATTAGACTATTGTACATGAACTTATTGGGTattgaaatttgattaaaaactaGCTGAGCATTGTCTAGATTGCCCTTATCAGAAACAGCACAAAAAGATATTAACTTGCCAAGAGTTAGAGTCTGATTAGTGAGGCTATTGAGGACAATTTAGGCATGAATTTGTGGTTTGATTAAGGCTGGAAGCAACGGTTAAATATTTGAACATGGCAGTTGGCGGTTTAGCAACAAAACTTAAATCATAGTACCATAATAAATAGGCTAAATCTGTTTTCGGGATCTTGAACTATATGACTCATGATTATCCGGCCTTTCAtctttaattatatctttttagTCCCTATACTTCTATTTTGTGGTCAATTGAATCCTTAGATTTCTATATTTTCAGCAATTGGAACTTCAAACTTTTTTTTCAGCAGTTGGATCCTTCTCAAGTCCCTTAAAAGGacctaattgataaaaaaaatagaagtttaGGGACCGGAAGAGGCAAAATAAAGATGAAGGACCAGATAATCAAAAGTTGTACAGTTTAAGGACTCCAAAAGGATTTAGCCTAATAAATAcgattcaaaagaaaaaaagaaaagaaaaataatggcATCTCTAAGTCCGGTGATAAATATATACTAAGCCTTTCGTAAATTGATAggcattaaaatatttttaatttttagttagtaaaaataaaaaatacataataaaattattaaacacgctaaattttatgatttcATTCATATTTAACCATACAACTAATATCTATGTTACAATGAGTTTAAAAAAATGGAGATCGTTGAGGAAATCCTTTTCTACGTCTTCTTTTAGCATGTGGAATAATTGACTCGTTAGAGAGAGGTGATGATTGTTCTTCTGATTTTAATTGGCGGCCAATTGAACAATATTTGTAATTCGATGAATGATGAATTTGATGATGTTGTATGAGATCTCTCTTACATGTTTCACATCttgaataataattatttagttttc containing:
- the LOC126655005 gene encoding pentatricopeptide repeat-containing protein At2g22410, mitochondrial-like, with amino-acid sequence MFKYLTVASRLNQTLISNHLFKSQTHQILHNLLEKCTCMKQLKQIHAQIILNSLTDQTLTLGKLVSFCAVSDKGNLDYAQLVFDQIPIPNKFMYNSLIRGYCNSNNSMKSILLYREMIEFGHSPNEFTVPFVLKACGNELAYWMCMIIHGHAIKLGVVPLVCVENGLINAYVTSGFIGYARQVFDDMSDRNLVSWNSMIGGYSKMGWCKEAFLLFKEMREKGMKPDEFTLVNLLSVCSQRCDVNVGKFVHLYVEITGMEIDLIFKNALVDMYAKCGDLQSAERVFEGIHNKNVVSWTSMVSAYARHGLVKFARMSFDQMPMKNVISWNSMISCYVQGGQCGEALDLFHEMLNLKVKPNEATLLCVLSACSQNGDLVMGKKIHDYIHNINSTDIVTLCNSLIDMYAKCGALRIAIDVFNEMPKKNVVSWNAIIGSLALHGCGSGAVQLFEKMQVEGIWPDEITFTGLLSACSHSGLVDSGLHYFDRMSSVYGIKPEIEHYAGMVDLLGRGGFLDEAVNLIRGMPMKPDIVIWGALLGACRIYGNIEIGKQILKQILELERYSSGVYVLLSNLFSEAGRWEDVKNIRKLMNDHEIIKCRAVSLIEIEGRVNKFMVDDKRPEISSDVYSLLDQLTDHLKSVRNFYMSSELSESWEL